CTGACACCTGCTGTGATGTCCAGAGTGCACTGATCAGTCATCAACTTCACAATCCTGTTTGCTATCTTAGAAGCCACTGTTAAAATTACCATTTACTCTTTAACAGTTTTCAAGATGCTATTTTTACAGGGCATATGAAGTTTTTTTATTAGTAAAACCTAATCACTCATATCCCTTTATTTTATGTCACTGAATAAAGACGTAACAAGAGATTGCAGGGCTTGGACGGTTCCTGTGTgtaagaagtattttctgttgaATAAGCTGCTCTTCCAGTCACGTTTCTGATAAAAATGCTGATATAAATCTCTATTCCTCTATTCCTGGTCACTTCACAAGGGAAATAAATTAACCAATAAGGGCACTAACAAATGGAATAATACATAAATAACTCTGATGCAACAAACAAAAGTAATGCATATCTCATGGCAAGTCAACGCAAAGAGTACAAGTCAGATAACCACTAGTACATAATTCTCATAGTCCAGTTTCAGGAGTTAAAACATGCAGATAGACACCTTTGCAGAAATTCTCACAGTTGGATTTCTAGCAGCTAAATGCCTGAGAGTAAAGTTAGCAGAGTAGCCTTAAGCGTTAGTCAGTATCTATCCAATATTCAACCGTATCAACTTCAATTCAGTACTTCAGAAGTATTTTGAGTGTCTTTGATAATCATTAGTTGCTAACTCTTAGTAAATGTTAAGGAAGGTGAAGACAAACTAATTTTATCAGCTCCTCAATGTCAGTCTTGCAAATACGTGCAGCCAGATGAGCTTTAAGAAACCAGCATCACAATATTCTTCCAGAAGAGGATAAAATATCAGTGATTGTAATATTTAAGCTTCTAGAAGCCATAGCAAAGCCTGCCAGTATTCCAGATTCTTTCGTTTGAAACACAAAGACCTCTAGAATACACTTGGTAGAGATATAATGACATACAATCAATAGAGAACAAGCGATTACTatcaaaaatactgtttttcatgtTATCGCGTCACCGAGCATTTTGAAGTATTACAAGCACATACCCCagccataagaaaaaaattttAATGAATGGTGTTGGGCAGAGCAGCGCATAATTTATGGTTGTGTATCAAAAGATTACAGTCTCGACAAGTTTCTTTGCAGTTCAAAGACATCATCAATGCTGAATTTGggaaccaacaacaaaaacgtGGTGGCACCCACTACAGTTCCACAGTACATCCACACTTATCACATTGCCTTGAGCTGTAGAAAAATATCCGAACAGGTTTTAAACTGACCAGCTTGTGGGCGCTGTTGGTTACTAGCAGTATGAAAGCATTTAGCTATAGGCATCGCTATCAAGCCCACATACAGTGAAACAGACTAAACACGACGAGTCCTGGGTTaccaacagaaagaacagattgTGTAGACAAAGAAGTTGGTCTATAAAGAAGTACCACTGTACCATGTTAGTCATTCAGCTGACAAAAGATTATcttgcagtcccaggcaccatAGGATgacattatttttgttattgtccTGGAGTTCATGTAGCTGTGCATCTCAATATATAACTGAGTAACAACAACCAAGCACCACTGAACTGCTCACGGCTATGAATGAAGTTAACACCATCCCAGCCAGACCCACGTTACAATGAAATAGGATGCAGTATTCATTTCAGTGGGTTCTGCACCGAAAAGACTTTGGAGAGCTTTGAAGCAAAACATGCATCTGAAACAATACCACAAAGTTTTAAAACTAGATGAAATCCTTACTGAGCATTTATTGGGCAACTTTAAGCAAGTTTTAAGAGGCTGTGATTGGGCTGAGCTGGCTGACTGAAAGAAGACTACCTTCATATTCCCTCTTGACATTTCAGAAGGTAAGGATTTGCaagcagctacaaaacacttttagGCTTTCAATAAACTGAGTACCTTATGTTACTGTACTTTTTGAATGTTGTATGAAGACAGTGCTCAATATGGTGTGTCAGGCTAAACAATCAAAGCCTAACACATGAACtatccttcctcttccctccctcagcCCCTGCTTATCTTCTCTGACCTCAGACACTGCATGGGACATCAGGGGAACTTACAGAATTTAATCACTTCAGGATGGGATATCAAGCCTGCTCTTGGTGCCTTCTTCAGAGTGAAAAATGCCAAGCCACCTATCCAGCACGGCTTTCTTTTCTATCAACAAACAGTATTTCTTGGATTTTCCTAATACGAACACTTCTTGATGACTTCCACTGCCTTAACTGCTTCCACATATGGCAATAACAGTGCATTAACAGTCTGAAGACCTCCTCAAAGAAGAACTACAACTAGCATTTCCCCAATTACATATATTAATTGTCAAGACCCTGACATAAATCCCAGTGGAAATCCACAGGATATATTGTGGAAATACTAAGCTAGTAAGAACCCTAAACCCTGAGCTCAAAGACACTGGTATTGACAGCCTTAGGTCCACCTCTTACAGGACTACAGATGGAAtcacagttgttgtttttttctccttccctcaaaTATGTTACCATGGATAGCATGTCAGTTATTTGATAGCAGGCtaaagagaatcatagaaatcTACAAACAGGCGTTTCATCAAAACTTGCAATGAACATTATATTGGGTTTCAGCCAAACTATTACAAAATGTAAGTTTATCTTCAGATAGGCTTCTAACACTTCAGCAAAGACTGTAGAAAATTAACTCATCAACAAAAGCAGCCGCTCCAAATTCGGGAGACTGGTAGTACTGAGATGACTTAGATAAATCAGTCTATGGATTcaaggagagaaacaaagaggCACTCCCCACATCAGTGTGGGGAAAACTGCACCCCGAGAGCAAACATCCTGCTGAATTAACAGTGGATGCAGCTGTACATCACAGGACTGGCAAGACAAGCAGCTAAGCCTCATTATTCAATTTTCTGGGGGGGACAAAAAGATTCGCGTACAACAATTCTGCAGATATTAACATACTGACACATGAAAACAGCAACTTCAGTTCACTGGAAacagttttctctttaattttaccataaaaaggcaaaataaactCTTTCACTGTAATGTTATAGCTTTTAATATTCCTGAGCTCCATTTTAGAAGCAAATGTATTCTTAAATGCATTTAACAAGAGACACTGCAGCCTTACTTTCCAACACcacaagtaaaaataatttagcaAGAAGGCCCCTTTTTCAAAAGACAATGTCTAGCTCTGTACGTACCTGAAAAAATGCTTCAAGTGGCTTCACACCACCCAAAGTAATTAAAAGCCAAGTATGTCAACAAGGCAACAGAACAACTTTTCAACCTTTTTACCACTGATTCTTTCTTCCTACACCAGTGTGCCTTGCTTACGTGGAAAGTATTACTACACAAACGGCGTTACATACCAGAATAATTTGGTCAACAAAGCCTGGCACAATACAGATGTATGAAGGAATCACAGCAGTTTAAAAGATTTCCTGCATATCTTTATAGTGAGTTTTAAGAATCAAATTGTTACCAGTCTCAGTCAGCAAAATTTCTACTTTGTTCAACATGATTTCATTAAGTACACCAGAAAGCATTTTAGATTAATCTGTGTGTCAAAGCATGTCACACCTGGATGTCCTGTAACTGGCACATATGTACTTCTCAAACCAAGGAAAAGTAAATCAGCTGAAATTACAATTTAGTAAACCAAAAACTGAAGAAGCAGGTTGGCTTTTAGCACAGTAGGATTTCAAATACAAGCAGTACACCTACACTGTGGTAGAATGCTAGAAAGAGACAACAAAGCACAACAGAacttcaaaaaaataataaaaatcaggcATCTATTTTAGGGACTGGATGCATTGGTTGAATCAAAAGTGTTTTCTTAAAGCAGTCACTCGAGTGAGGTCTCATTTACAACTTTCTGGCCCTTGTGTCCAACCACAGCATTTTCAAACAGTCAGGGCCTTCACTACCCACTCCAAGTACTCCTTTGCTTACTCAGTGATCTCCTCCGATACCTTCGTTTTCTGCTTGAGCTTCTGCGACTACgactcttttctcttctgtctcgTTTACGTTCACTACTGCGAGTTCTTCTATAATGTGAACGCCTGGGACTTACACTTCTTCGACGAGGACTGTGACTTCGTCGAGGACTGTAACTTCTGCTAGAGTGTCTATAATacctcctttccctcctccttctttcATCCTGGTAACTCACATCTCTTCTGTGCCTGCTTCTGTCTCGTTTACCCTTACTCTCATCAGTGTTTACGCTGCTACACGAACggctctttcttctccttggcTCTGTGCTATGTTTGCCTTGCTCACAGCGCGAGTCCTTCCTGCAGGTATTCTGCTGCTGGTTATTGGCAAGAACACATGACAGTACACCTGAACTTCTTTTCTCTGAACACCTCTCTGAGTCTGTGGTAGGAAGTTTCTGACCTTCTTTGACATCAACTCTGTCATGAATACTGCCATTCAAATATTTGCATTGAGCATTTACATTCTCAGGGGATGGTAGTTTTCTTTGAGGGTCTGATGCCAGTTTGCCTGTAACAGCCTGTCCTGAGGTAGAAGTGATGCAGCTGGATGACACAGTGGGTGGAACATCACTAGCAGTTTTCACAGTGCCAGACTGAGATTCTTCcgtttcttctttgctttgatGGACTGCATCCATTTTCTTGCTAAGAAGATTATTCAGTAGTTTCTCcctcagttctttttcttttctttgcaaccccagtgctctttctttttcttcttccacacgTCTGAGCTCAGCCTCCTGAAGCTTTCGCTTCTCCTCTAGTTGCTGAAGACGgatcttttcttcattttgttcttgctCCAAAAGCTTCACTGTCTGAAAGACAATCAAAGGGAAAGTAagagtaaagaaaatatttatagatCTGTTCATGTTTCCTTGACATTttagatagaaaataaaactcctaTTTTATCAGTCTGCTTCACCACCACGAAGCCTGCAAGAAatattcctcttttctcctaGCATACAATTGACCATTTAGCCCTGTATGAGCTCTAACTCAAAAACACTACTAAGATAGACCAGCACCAAAGAACAGAAGTGTGCTTTGCCACACCGCTTTTCACTGCTGCAAAATAAAGTGCATTCAAGTTTATTACATAATACCTAAACAAAACTTTATCCAAATATTAATCAAATGctagtgaaaaaataaaaccttcacCATTACAGACAGAATCTAACATTCAAAACTTTAATCTACAGTACTTTTTCTAAAGATAAATCATTTGACatgctttttaaataacaaataacGAAACCCCTTTCTCTGAAAGTGGAAATAGTAAAACTGCAGAAGGCTAGAATGGAAAGAGTACCAAAATTCAAATTAGAAATGAGAAGTCTTGTACCTTAGCCTCTGTTCAATCAACTTTATCATGCTTACATTCTTTTCCTGGCCTTGAGAGCAGGACTGCCAATTAGTCTTGGAAGGACTACAGATTCAAGTTAGCTTTTTCATTTATCATACTGCATGTTTTACCAAGGGAGAAACACGGTTCACTGCactttttgcatttttgaacTAAACAACAGGTTTGGTACCACTCCTTAAGGAGCAACAGTCCCCACTCCCACCCACATCAGTTGTTCTGCTGGGTTTCTCATCAGCTTCTGTAATAAATAATAGTTACCTTTGCCCTGCTTAGCAGTTCTGCAATTAGCCTAATAGACTGAAGATTTCTCTGAGCCAACAGGAGCTTCCTTTCTTCTAACTTTATCTTCTCTTGaagtttcttctgttcttcagcttGAAGTTTCTcaagctgctttttgtttcGTCTAACTTCACgatctttctgcttctgttctctcttgcgcaatttttcttctctctttctctctctctcatatTCTTCAAGTTCTCTCTGCTTCCTAAAACGAGATTAGATTTTTACCTTGCCTAGGGCAGGTGCAATTTTAGACTCTGGctgtatataaaatataataaataaatagtaataaaaatatatatatgtataaatatattttgtacTCTGTACATATTTGTTGattactgaaaaactgaaataaagaacagTGCATTTTTCAGCCCTTCGGTATTTAAAAATAGGCAGGTATTCAATCATAAAATATGGTTACAAGAAACTGAATATTATGCAGTTTTAGTATGTTGAACCAAACATAACTCTACGTGACAATCTAAGTACCCTTACTGAGTAAATTAACAGTTCTGCTTCAATAAGATGGTTTACATCACACTTGTAGAAACTGTTAAATACCTAAAAATTAAGCAGTGAGAAATGATACCTATCAAAACAAACGGACATCAtgaaatgtggggaaaaaaaatgctgcattaaCATTTATATTCTGAATAGCTGCCATGTGACATCTGGATTTACATCCACTTTcttaaaacatgcttttatctcattctttccaagaaaaataCCAATGCTAAGAGTAAACAAACTTTGCAATATCTGTTACTTACTCGTAGAAGAAATGCGTAAGTTTCATGACCTTAGAAttacatacaggaaaaaaagaagttcaaaCTATGCTTCTTCATCTCCAGGTCCCATGATCCCTGAACCTTACTACTTTGAAAGGACTACAATAGTCTCATGCAGTTTTAAGAGCTTTGTCTCAGCTGCAGGAGTAAGTAAACTTCATAAGTATGTAGCTGTCTTCTATTGATGCAAACATGAATGAGGAATTGCAGTTTAGCCATATTTTACTATTAAGAATATAACTAAGAGTCACAAGCAATAACTaacctttcttcctctctttgcttttcctcagcTTCCTTCTCCCGGCGTTTCTGTTCTTCTCGCTGCTTTTCAAGCTCTTGAAGCTTCTGCCTTTCAAGCTGACGCTTCTTAATTGATGCATCACTGAGGTGTTTTGTTGAGTCAAAAGAAACCTTTACACAGtttaaaacagatgaaacagatgaaagtaaacagtgaggaaaaaaaaaacaacacccaaaaGAAACCACCAACAACCAAATTCTGACTCAGAACAAATGCATGTAAAAGACAGTGTAAGTACAGTCAGAAACAAAGTGTTTTTCAAAACTAATGAGACCCATAAGAAGATGGCAGGGAAATGTTTCTTAACATCAGTTCCTACCTGTTAGAACAACTGGGTCCCAGTTTacacttttctgtgttttgacaGCCAGCTGTAAACTGCATGAGGTTTAGGCCCTGGCTGTCCAATGCTTACCAGAAT
The sequence above is a segment of the Excalfactoria chinensis isolate bCotChi1 chromosome 1, bCotChi1.hap2, whole genome shotgun sequence genome. Coding sequences within it:
- the AKAP17A gene encoding A-kinase anchor protein 17A isoform X2, which codes for MTISVALPQLKQPGKSISNWEVMERLKGMVQTHQFSTLRISKSTMDFIRFEGEVENKSLVKSFLACLDGKTIKLSGFSDILKVRAAEYKIDFPTRHDWDSFFRDAKDMNETLPGERPDTIHLEGLPCKWFAAKDSGSEKPSEEVLTKVFQKFGEIRNVDIPMLDPYREEMTGRNFHTFSFGGHLNFEAYVQYREYAGFIKAMNALRGMKLMFKGDDGKAVACNIKVSFDSTKHLSDASIKKRQLERQKLQELEKQREEQKRREKEAEEKQREEERKQRELEEYERERKREEKLRKREQKQKDREVRRNKKQLEKLQAEEQKKLQEKIKLEERKLLLAQRNLQSIRLIAELLSRAKTVKLLEQEQNEEKIRLQQLEEKRKLQEAELRRVEEEKERALGLQRKEKELREKLLNNLLSKKMDAVHQSKEETEESQSGTVKTASDVPPTVSSSCITSTSGQAVTGKLASDPQRKLPSPENVNAQCKYLNGSIHDRVDVKEGQKLPTTDSERCSEKRSSGVLSCVLANNQQQNTCRKDSRCEQGKHSTEPRRRKSRSCSSVNTDESKGKRDRSRHRRDVSYQDERRRRERRYYRHSSRSYSPRRSHSPRRRSVSPRRSHYRRTRSSERKRDRREKSRSRRSSSRKRRYRRRSLSKQRSTWSG
- the AKAP17A gene encoding A-kinase anchor protein 17A isoform X1, producing MAAATIVHDTSEAVELCAPCGLYLKPITKMTISVALPQLKQPGKSISNWEVMERLKGMVQTHQFSTLRISKSTMDFIRFEGEVENKSLVKSFLACLDGKTIKLSGFSDILKVRAAEYKIDFPTRHDWDSFFRDAKDMNETLPGERPDTIHLEGLPCKWFAAKDSGSEKPSEEVLTKVFQKFGEIRNVDIPMLDPYREEMTGRNFHTFSFGGHLNFEAYVQYREYAGFIKAMNALRGMKLMFKGDDGKAVACNIKVSFDSTKHLSDASIKKRQLERQKLQELEKQREEQKRREKEAEEKQREEERKQRELEEYERERKREEKLRKREQKQKDREVRRNKKQLEKLQAEEQKKLQEKIKLEERKLLLAQRNLQSIRLIAELLSRAKTVKLLEQEQNEEKIRLQQLEEKRKLQEAELRRVEEEKERALGLQRKEKELREKLLNNLLSKKMDAVHQSKEETEESQSGTVKTASDVPPTVSSSCITSTSGQAVTGKLASDPQRKLPSPENVNAQCKYLNGSIHDRVDVKEGQKLPTTDSERCSEKRSSGVLSCVLANNQQQNTCRKDSRCEQGKHSTEPRRRKSRSCSSVNTDESKGKRDRSRHRRDVSYQDERRRRERRYYRHSSRSYSPRRSHSPRRRSVSPRRSHYRRTRSSERKRDRREKSRSRRSSSRKRRYRRRSLSKQRSTWSG